A genomic window from Mesorhizobium sp. 131-2-1 includes:
- a CDS encoding nucleotidyltransferase family protein, giving the protein MTANPKTAMVLAAGLGKRMRPITDTIPKPLVEIAGKTLLDWGLDSLASAGVDTAVVNVHYLPDQIIAHVAGRVAPRIAISDEREMLLDSAGGIVKALPLLGEEPFYIINADTFWIDSGQPSLERLSLAWDAARMDILLMLTDLDSATGHCVGTDFLAAPDGALRRSKGDPAGLIYAGAAIVHPRILKDAPTGPHSLNAYFDTAIAAGRLFGMQMTGHWITVGTPDAIPLAEAAVAGALAKAI; this is encoded by the coding sequence GTGACCGCAAATCCCAAGACCGCAATGGTGCTCGCCGCCGGGCTCGGAAAGCGCATGCGGCCGATCACCGACACGATCCCGAAGCCGCTGGTGGAGATCGCCGGCAAGACCCTGCTCGACTGGGGGCTGGACAGCCTTGCAAGCGCCGGTGTCGATACGGCCGTGGTCAACGTCCACTATCTTCCAGACCAGATCATCGCCCATGTCGCCGGCCGTGTGGCGCCGAGGATCGCCATTTCCGACGAGCGCGAGATGCTGCTGGATTCGGCTGGCGGCATCGTCAAGGCGCTTCCCTTGCTCGGGGAAGAGCCCTTCTACATCATCAATGCCGACACATTCTGGATCGACAGCGGCCAGCCCAGCCTCGAGCGCCTTTCCCTTGCATGGGACGCAGCGAGAATGGATATTCTGCTGATGCTCACCGATCTCGACTCGGCAACCGGACACTGCGTCGGCACCGATTTCCTGGCGGCGCCTGACGGTGCGCTCCGCCGCTCGAAAGGCGACCCGGCCGGCCTGATCTATGCCGGGGCCGCGATCGTTCATCCGCGCATCTTGAAGGATGCGCCGACGGGACCGCACTCGCTCAACGCCTATTTCGACACGGCGATTGCCGCGGGACGGCTGTTCGGCATGCAAATGACCGGCCACTGGATCACGGTCGGCACGCCCGACGCCATTCCGCTCGCCGAGGCGGCGGTCGCCGGCGCGCTCGCGAAAGCGATATGA
- the addB gene encoding double-strand break repair protein AddB, translated as MSGSRRVFSIPSGAPFLPTLAEALLDGRLVPGFRFDGDPLALADATIYVPTRRAARALRGAFVDMLGVRSAILPTVRPLGEFDEDEDAFDAEAAPAIELAPPIAAQERLLLLAPLVRRWKESLPAHVAARFNEEFVVPTSAADAIWLARDLARLMDEIETEGTDWAKLATLVSGNLAGWWQVTLDFLGIVTDNWPKLLAERGLSNPAAHRSALIRLEAARLKRSPAAGPVIAAGSTGSIPATAELLGVIAGLPNGAVVLPGLDKGLDEASFAAISAPGARPATLGHPQYGLAKLIGGIGVLRADVEEIVAADRALAIRAALVGEALRPAETTELWTETRPGFEAADIRQALTGVTLVEAANERDEAVAIAIALKRAVEQPGQRAALVTGDRALARRVSAELLRFGVAADDSGGTPLANTPAASLLRLALQVAFRPGEPVALLSLLKHPLLGLGLVRTGVRHAAEIVELVALRGGTGRPDAASLASLFEARLSGLGDSRPPFWFPRLTVRGIEQARDMLARLAEALAPLTAFRSEQNADLAALTRASVVSLEYLGRAADGGLTELYAGDAGQKLAELLRGLVAASVPFAFAAAEWPDVMDALIAPETVKPAQGTDRSIAIWGALEARLQNVDTLVIGGLNEGVWPRKPESDRFMSRLMKTGIDLEPPERRIGLAAHDFQMAMGAKKVVLTRAARSGDAPAVPSRWLQRILTFIGKEHAAAPLRRGEALLAWARELDAGEREDFAPRPQPRPPLDTRPQHFSVTEIETLRRDPYAVYARRILGLMPLDPVIRDPGAAERGTLFHAILHLFSRRVADPRQPDALQSLIEAGRACFAEAALPPDIEAVWWPRFEKLAANIIQWERQRAPDVASRHAEERAEKTVVGRTGVTLSGRADRIDLLAGGMADILDYKTGSSPSKAQAHTLLSPQLALEGALLRRGAFRELGIREPSQLAFVRLKANGDVDPESILEYSRKLRTANELSEEAWARLEKLLFHYADPTTGYLSRALPFREGEADGDYDHLARVLEWSAGGESDDEAGEA; from the coding sequence ATGAGCGGCTCGCGCCGCGTCTTCTCCATCCCGTCCGGAGCGCCGTTCCTGCCGACGCTGGCGGAAGCGTTGCTGGATGGACGACTCGTCCCCGGCTTCCGCTTCGACGGCGATCCGCTGGCGCTTGCCGACGCCACCATCTATGTGCCGACACGGCGCGCGGCGCGTGCGTTGCGCGGCGCCTTCGTCGACATGCTCGGCGTCCGCTCGGCCATCCTGCCGACCGTTCGCCCGCTCGGCGAATTCGACGAGGACGAGGACGCCTTCGATGCCGAGGCAGCGCCGGCCATCGAGCTCGCCCCGCCGATCGCCGCGCAGGAGCGGCTGCTTCTCCTGGCGCCGCTGGTGCGCAGGTGGAAGGAGAGCCTGCCGGCGCATGTCGCGGCGCGGTTCAACGAGGAATTCGTGGTGCCGACGTCGGCGGCCGACGCCATCTGGCTGGCGCGCGACCTTGCGCGGCTGATGGACGAAATCGAAACCGAAGGCACGGACTGGGCGAAGCTCGCCACGCTGGTCAGCGGCAACCTCGCCGGCTGGTGGCAGGTGACGCTCGATTTCCTCGGCATCGTCACCGACAACTGGCCGAAGCTGCTCGCCGAACGCGGCCTCTCCAATCCGGCGGCGCACCGCAGCGCGCTGATCCGGCTGGAGGCGGCGCGGCTGAAGCGCAGCCCGGCCGCCGGCCCGGTGATCGCCGCCGGCTCGACCGGCTCCATCCCCGCGACGGCCGAGCTGCTCGGCGTGATCGCCGGGCTGCCCAATGGCGCCGTCGTGCTGCCCGGCCTCGACAAGGGGCTGGACGAGGCCTCCTTCGCCGCCATTTCCGCGCCCGGCGCGCGGCCGGCGACGCTCGGCCACCCGCAATACGGCCTGGCGAAGCTGATCGGCGGTATCGGCGTGCTGCGCGCGGATGTCGAGGAGATCGTCGCGGCGGACCGAGCGCTGGCAATCCGCGCGGCCCTTGTCGGCGAAGCGCTGCGACCGGCCGAAACCACCGAATTGTGGACCGAGACGCGCCCTGGCTTCGAGGCAGCGGACATCCGGCAGGCGCTGACCGGCGTGACGCTGGTGGAGGCTGCCAACGAGCGCGACGAGGCGGTGGCGATCGCGATCGCGCTGAAGCGCGCCGTCGAGCAGCCGGGCCAGCGTGCAGCGCTCGTCACCGGCGATCGCGCGCTGGCGCGGCGCGTATCGGCCGAACTGCTGCGCTTCGGTGTCGCCGCCGACGATTCCGGCGGCACGCCGCTCGCCAACACACCGGCGGCGAGCCTGCTGAGGCTGGCGCTGCAAGTGGCATTCCGCCCGGGCGAGCCCGTCGCCCTGCTGTCGCTTCTCAAGCATCCGCTGCTTGGCCTCGGCCTCGTCCGGACGGGCGTGCGCCATGCGGCTGAGATCGTCGAACTAGTGGCGCTGCGCGGCGGCACCGGGCGACCGGACGCTGCCTCGCTGGCATCGCTTTTCGAGGCCCGCCTTTCGGGTCTCGGCGACAGCCGCCCGCCCTTCTGGTTCCCGCGGCTGACGGTGCGCGGGATCGAGCAGGCGCGGGATATGCTTGCCCGCCTTGCCGAGGCGCTGGCCCCGCTCACCGCCTTTCGCAGCGAACAGAATGCCGATCTTGCGGCGTTGACGCGGGCAAGCGTTGTTAGTCTGGAATATCTAGGCCGGGCAGCCGACGGCGGCCTGACGGAACTCTATGCCGGCGACGCCGGCCAGAAGCTTGCCGAGCTGCTGCGCGGCCTGGTCGCCGCTTCAGTGCCGTTCGCCTTCGCTGCGGCCGAATGGCCCGACGTGATGGACGCACTGATTGCGCCGGAAACGGTCAAGCCGGCGCAAGGCACCGACCGCAGCATCGCCATCTGGGGCGCGCTGGAGGCGCGGCTGCAGAACGTCGACACGCTTGTCATCGGCGGGCTCAACGAAGGTGTATGGCCGCGCAAGCCGGAGAGCGACCGCTTCATGTCGCGGCTGATGAAGACCGGCATCGACCTCGAGCCGCCGGAGCGGCGCATCGGCCTTGCCGCGCACGACTTCCAGATGGCGATGGGCGCGAAGAAGGTGGTGCTGACGCGCGCGGCCCGTTCCGGCGACGCGCCGGCGGTGCCCTCGCGCTGGCTGCAGCGCATTCTCACCTTCATCGGCAAGGAGCATGCCGCGGCTCCCCTGCGACGCGGCGAGGCGCTGCTCGCCTGGGCGCGCGAGCTCGATGCCGGCGAGCGGGAAGACTTCGCGCCAAGGCCACAGCCGAGGCCGCCGCTCGACACCCGGCCGCAGCACTTCTCGGTGACCGAGATCGAGACGCTGCGCCGCGATCCCTATGCGGTCTACGCCCGACGCATCCTCGGCCTGATGCCGCTCGATCCGGTCATCCGCGATCCCGGCGCCGCCGAGCGCGGAACGCTGTTCCACGCCATCCTGCATCTGTTTTCGCGGCGGGTCGCCGATCCGCGCCAGCCGGACGCCTTGCAAAGCCTGATCGAGGCGGGCCGGGCCTGCTTCGCCGAAGCGGCGCTTCCACCCGACATCGAGGCGGTGTGGTGGCCGCGCTTCGAAAAGCTAGCCGCCAACATCATCCAGTGGGAGCGGCAGCGCGCACCCGATGTCGCAAGTCGGCATGCCGAAGAACGTGCTGAAAAGACGGTCGTCGGCCGTACTGGCGTTACCTTGTCCGGCCGTGCCGACCGGATCGACCTGCTCGCCGGAGGCATGGCCGATATCCTCGACTACAAGACGGGCTCCTCGCCCTCGAAAGCGCAGGCCCATACGTTGCTGTCGCCGCAACTCGCGCTCGAAGGCGCATTGCTGCGGCGAGGCGCCTTCAGGGAACTTGGGATCCGCGAACCCTCGCAGCTTGCCTTCGTGCGGCTGAAGGCGAATGGCGATGTCGATCCGGAATCCATCCTTGAGTACAGTCGGAAATTGCGAACCGCCAACGAGCTTTCCGAGGAAGCCTGGGCACGGCTGGAAAAGCTGCTCTTCCACTATGCCGATCCGACGACCGGCTATCTGTCGCGCGCTTTGCCGTTCCGCGAAGGCGAAGCCGATGGCGACTACGACCATCTGGCCCGCGTGCTCGAATGGTCGGCCGGCGGCGAAAGCGACGACGAGGCGGGGGAGGCATGA
- the tsaE gene encoding tRNA (adenosine(37)-N6)-threonylcarbamoyltransferase complex ATPase subunit type 1 TsaE, translating into MAGLERFLADEAATARLGEDLAMALRPGDVLALKGDLGAGKSTLARALIRALADDAGLDVPSPTFTLVQSYETRFPVHHFDLYRLSAAGELDELGFDDALAQGAALVEWPERAETALPDGTLWIELAHQGDGRLAKLSGTGPAFDRATRSLAMRDFLVTAGWGDAGRRFFVGDASARSYEIVSLAGLAPRVLMNSPRLVLGPPVRDGKPYAVIAHTAQSVTAFVAIDHALLAAGVSVPRIHAEDLDQGFLLLEHLGSEGFLGGNGEPIAERYAAAAELLAMMHGKTWPDRMEAAPGIVHDVPPFDREAMLIEADLLVDWYVPMLTGKPASDALVAGYHKEWNAALDRLQGSEYTLMLRDFHSPNIIWRSDRASHDRLGIVDVQDALIGPAAYDVASLAMDARVTISPAIEKQTLDAYIAARHAAGAFDEAAFREAYAIMAAQRNSKILGIFVRLEKRDGKPFYLKHLPRIRDYLRRALAHPALAGLHDFYAAHGLLEERTP; encoded by the coding sequence ATGGCAGGGCTGGAGCGTTTTCTCGCCGACGAAGCCGCCACGGCAAGGCTCGGGGAAGACCTGGCGATGGCGCTGCGCCCGGGCGATGTGCTGGCGCTCAAGGGCGATCTCGGCGCCGGCAAGTCGACGCTGGCGCGGGCGCTCATCCGGGCGCTGGCCGACGATGCCGGCCTCGACGTGCCGAGCCCGACCTTCACGCTGGTCCAGAGCTACGAGACGCGCTTTCCGGTGCATCATTTCGATCTCTACCGGCTGTCCGCGGCCGGTGAACTCGACGAACTCGGCTTCGACGACGCGCTGGCGCAAGGGGCGGCCCTGGTCGAATGGCCGGAACGGGCCGAGACCGCCCTGCCGGACGGCACGCTCTGGATCGAGCTCGCGCATCAGGGCGACGGCCGCCTGGCGAAATTGTCCGGGACGGGGCCCGCCTTCGATCGCGCGACGCGGTCGCTGGCGATGCGCGATTTCCTGGTCACGGCCGGCTGGGGCGACGCCGGCAGGCGCTTCTTCGTCGGCGATGCTTCCGCGCGCTCCTATGAAATCGTCTCGCTTGCCGGCCTTGCGCCGCGCGTGCTGATGAACTCGCCGCGGCTCGTGCTCGGCCCGCCGGTGCGCGACGGCAAGCCTTACGCGGTCATCGCCCACACCGCGCAATCCGTCACCGCCTTCGTCGCCATCGACCACGCCTTGCTGGCGGCGGGCGTCAGCGTGCCGCGGATCCATGCCGAGGATCTCGACCAGGGTTTTTTGCTGCTCGAGCATCTCGGCTCGGAAGGGTTTTTGGGCGGGAATGGCGAACCGATCGCCGAGCGCTATGCGGCTGCGGCCGAGCTGCTGGCCATGATGCATGGCAAGACCTGGCCCGACAGGATGGAAGCGGCGCCCGGCATCGTCCACGACGTGCCGCCCTTCGACCGCGAGGCCATGCTGATCGAGGCCGACCTCCTGGTCGACTGGTATGTGCCGATGCTGACCGGCAAGCCGGCGAGCGACGCGCTGGTTGCCGGATACCACAAGGAATGGAACGCGGCTCTCGACCGGCTGCAAGGCAGCGAATACACGCTGATGCTGCGCGATTTCCATTCGCCCAACATCATTTGGCGTAGCGACCGCGCCAGTCACGACCGGCTCGGCATCGTCGACGTCCAGGACGCGCTGATCGGCCCCGCCGCCTATGACGTCGCCTCGCTCGCCATGGACGCCCGCGTGACCATTTCGCCCGCGATCGAGAAGCAGACGCTCGATGCCTACATCGCGGCGCGCCATGCCGCCGGCGCCTTCGACGAAGCGGCCTTCCGGGAGGCCTACGCCATCATGGCGGCGCAGCGCAATTCGAAGATCCTCGGCATTTTCGTGCGGCTCGAAAAGCGCGACGGCAAACCCTTCTATCTCAAGCACCTGCCGCGCATCCGCGACTATCTCAGAAGAGCGCTGGCGCACCCCGCGCTTGCCGGGCTACACGACTTCTACGCCGCCCATGGCCTGCTGGAAGAACGAACGCCGTGA
- a CDS encoding sensor histidine kinase: MPGENPPRAGQAVSGGQSDSVTSGAAVRGGRLSWRGGVRMAALLAGSALCSPLLGLAAHAETVAQSAGLSVSTVEVMQLAMFAGVMGAALVSAIFLIRERARTSAQNAELRTRIADVNAALQRSEALLNLRDQRVVVWASENKKPELIGTLPLESGAPEDRAAFLAFGRWLMPRSAAALEHAVAALREKAKAFDLIIETQAGVPLEVQGRKSASHVLVRFVSLSETLRSQARLKIENQRLSADYETMLGLLDALKMPTWLRAADGRLKWVNRAYAEAVEAQNAEAAVRETKEFLGGQAREQIAEQHKARPVFEQTLSTVIEGDRRMFSVTDFAGPEGSAGLACDTSATETIRGEYERTVRSHADTLDQLNTAVAIFDTNEKLRFFNQAFQKLWNLDSGFLHSAPDNALLLDRLRSEGKIAEQPEWRRWKEGLLGAYRAVESQEHWWHLPDGKTIRVVANPQPKGGVTWVFENLTEKMDLESRYQTAVRVQGETLDNLAEGVAVFGPDGRLRLSNPAFVALWGLDKDVIKPNVHVSAIRDLCDRRATDSPWGGFVAAITGFDDERRDRHGQSELVNGTVLSYAVIHLPNGQVMMTFVDVTDSVNVERALKDKNEALERSDQLKNEFVQHVSYELRSPLTNIIGFTELLSLPSTGPLTPKQREYVEHVGSSSSVLLTIVNDILDLATVDAGIMQLDISEVSVDRTIAAAAELVADRLEEHSITLRVDAAAAPKSFHGDETRIRQILYNLLSNAANYAPEASTVTLACRQLADGVEFSVHDDGPGMPPDVLDSVFRRFEPRTNGGRRRGAGLGLSIVKSFVELHGGSVRIETGKDQGTTVICTFPAAPSGIRAAAE; encoded by the coding sequence ATGCCGGGGGAAAACCCGCCTCGCGCGGGACAGGCCGTTTCCGGCGGCCAAAGCGATTCGGTGACATCGGGCGCCGCCGTCAGGGGCGGGCGTCTGTCATGGCGTGGCGGTGTCCGCATGGCGGCGCTTCTCGCTGGCTCGGCGCTTTGCAGCCCGTTGCTTGGCCTTGCGGCGCATGCCGAAACCGTCGCGCAATCGGCCGGGCTCTCGGTCAGCACGGTCGAGGTGATGCAGCTCGCCATGTTCGCCGGGGTGATGGGGGCCGCCCTTGTCTCGGCCATCTTCCTGATCCGCGAAAGGGCCCGCACCTCGGCGCAGAACGCCGAGCTCAGGACCCGCATCGCCGACGTCAACGCGGCGCTGCAGCGCTCCGAGGCGCTGCTCAATCTGCGCGACCAGCGTGTCGTGGTGTGGGCTTCCGAGAACAAGAAGCCCGAGCTCATCGGAACATTGCCGCTGGAGAGCGGCGCGCCCGAGGACCGGGCCGCCTTCCTCGCCTTCGGCCGCTGGCTGATGCCGCGCTCGGCCGCGGCGCTCGAACATGCCGTGGCGGCGTTGCGGGAAAAGGCGAAGGCCTTCGACCTGATCATCGAAACGCAGGCCGGGGTGCCGCTCGAAGTGCAGGGGCGCAAGAGCGCGTCGCATGTGCTGGTGCGCTTCGTGTCGCTGTCGGAAACGCTGCGCAGCCAGGCGCGGCTGAAGATCGAGAACCAGCGGCTCAGCGCCGACTACGAGACCATGCTCGGCCTGCTCGACGCACTGAAGATGCCGACATGGCTGCGCGCCGCCGACGGGCGGCTGAAATGGGTCAACCGCGCCTATGCCGAGGCGGTCGAGGCGCAAAATGCCGAAGCGGCGGTGCGCGAAACCAAGGAATTCCTGGGCGGCCAGGCGCGCGAGCAGATCGCCGAGCAGCACAAGGCGCGACCGGTGTTCGAACAGACGCTGTCCACGGTGATCGAAGGCGATCGCCGGATGTTCTCGGTGACCGATTTCGCCGGCCCCGAGGGCTCGGCCGGGCTTGCCTGCGACACCAGCGCCACCGAAACCATCCGCGGCGAATATGAGCGCACGGTGCGCAGCCACGCCGACACGCTCGACCAGCTCAACACCGCCGTCGCCATCTTCGACACCAATGAGAAGCTGCGCTTCTTCAACCAGGCGTTCCAGAAACTGTGGAACCTCGACAGCGGCTTCCTGCACAGCGCCCCGGACAATGCCTTGCTGCTCGACCGGCTGCGCAGCGAAGGCAAGATCGCCGAACAGCCGGAGTGGCGGCGCTGGAAGGAAGGCCTGCTCGGCGCCTATCGCGCGGTCGAATCGCAGGAGCACTGGTGGCACCTGCCCGACGGTAAGACCATCCGCGTGGTGGCCAACCCGCAGCCCAAGGGCGGCGTGACCTGGGTGTTCGAGAACCTGACCGAGAAGATGGACCTCGAAAGCCGCTACCAGACGGCGGTGCGCGTGCAGGGCGAGACGCTGGACAATCTTGCCGAGGGCGTGGCGGTGTTCGGTCCGGACGGGCGGCTTCGCCTGTCGAACCCGGCTTTCGTCGCGCTATGGGGCCTGGACAAGGACGTGATCAAGCCCAATGTCCACGTCTCGGCGATCCGCGACCTTTGCGACCGGCGCGCCACGGACAGTCCGTGGGGCGGCTTCGTCGCCGCCATCACCGGCTTCGACGACGAGCGCCGCGACCGCCACGGCCAGAGCGAGCTCGTCAACGGCACGGTGCTTAGCTACGCGGTGATCCATTTGCCCAACGGGCAAGTGATGATGACCTTCGTCGACGTCACCGACAGCGTCAATGTCGAGCGGGCGCTGAAGGACAAGAACGAAGCGCTGGAGCGGTCCGACCAGCTGAAGAACGAGTTCGTGCAGCACGTTTCCTACGAGCTGCGCTCGCCGCTGACCAACATCATCGGCTTCACCGAGCTGCTGTCGCTGCCTTCGACCGGGCCGCTGACGCCGAAGCAGCGCGAATATGTCGAGCATGTCGGCTCGTCCTCCTCGGTGCTGCTCACCATCGTCAACGACATACTGGATCTCGCCACCGTCGATGCCGGCATCATGCAGCTCGACATTTCCGAGGTCAGCGTCGACCGGACCATCGCGGCGGCCGCCGAGCTGGTGGCCGACCGGCTGGAAGAGCATTCGATCACGCTCAGGGTCGACGCCGCGGCGGCGCCGAAGAGCTTCCATGGCGACGAGACCCGCATCCGCCAGATCCTCTACAATCTCTTGAGCAACGCCGCGAACTACGCGCCGGAAGCAAGCACCGTCACCCTTGCCTGCCGCCAGCTCGCCGACGGCGTGGAATTCTCCGTCCATGACGACGGGCCCGGCATGCCGCCGGACGTGCTGGATTCGGTGTTCCGCCGCTTCGAGCCGAGGACCAATGGCGGGCGCCGGCGCGGTGCCGGCCTCGGCCTGTCGATCGTCAAGAGCTTTGTCGAGCTGCATGGCGGCAGCGTCCGCATCGAAACCGGCAAAGACCAGGGCACCACCGTCATCTGCACCTTCCCGGCCGCGCCTTCGGGCATTCGCGCCGCGGCCGAGTAG
- the ahcY gene encoding adenosylhomocysteinase — translation MTGSKDYVVADISLAGWGRKEIEIAETEMPGLMACREEFGDKKPLKGARITGSLHMTIQTAVLIETLKALGADIRWASCNIFSTQDHAAAAIAEAGIPVFAIKGETLEDYWEYTDKIFQWADGGTSNMILDDGGDATMYILIGARAEAGEDVLSNPGSEEEEILFAQIKKRLKASPGFFTKQKEAIRGVTEETTTGVNRLYQLQKRGLLPFPAINVNDSVTKSKFDNKYGCKESLVDGIRRGTDTMMAGKVAVVCGYGDVGKGSSASLKGAGARVKVTEVDPICALQAAMDGFEVVTLEDAAPTADIVITTTGNKDVVTLDHMRSMKDMVIVGNIGHFDNEIQVAALRNLKWTNVKPQVDMITFPDGKRMILLSEGRLLNLGNATGHPSFVMSASFTNQVLAQIELYSKHGQYQNQVYVLPKHLDEKVARLHLGKLGARLTELSGEQAAYIGVTPQGPFKPEHYRY, via the coding sequence ATGACGGGTAGCAAGGACTATGTGGTCGCCGACATTTCGCTTGCCGGCTGGGGCCGCAAGGAAATCGAGATCGCCGAAACCGAGATGCCGGGCCTGATGGCCTGCCGCGAGGAGTTCGGCGACAAGAAGCCGCTCAAGGGCGCGCGCATCACCGGCTCGCTGCACATGACGATCCAGACCGCGGTCCTGATCGAGACGCTGAAGGCGCTGGGCGCCGACATCCGCTGGGCCTCGTGCAACATCTTCTCGACGCAGGACCATGCCGCGGCGGCGATCGCCGAGGCCGGCATCCCGGTGTTCGCCATCAAGGGCGAGACGCTCGAGGACTATTGGGAATACACCGACAAGATCTTCCAGTGGGCCGATGGCGGCACCTCCAACATGATCCTCGACGATGGCGGCGACGCCACCATGTACATCCTGATCGGCGCCCGCGCCGAGGCCGGCGAGGATGTGCTGTCCAATCCGGGCAGCGAGGAGGAAGAGATCCTGTTCGCCCAGATCAAGAAGCGCCTGAAGGCATCGCCCGGCTTCTTCACCAAGCAGAAGGAAGCGATCCGCGGCGTCACCGAGGAGACGACCACCGGCGTTAACCGGCTCTACCAGCTGCAGAAGAGGGGCCTGCTGCCGTTCCCGGCGATCAACGTCAATGACTCGGTGACCAAGTCGAAATTCGACAACAAGTACGGCTGCAAGGAATCGCTGGTCGACGGCATCCGCCGCGGCACCGACACGATGATGGCTGGCAAGGTCGCCGTCGTCTGCGGCTATGGCGACGTCGGCAAGGGCTCGTCGGCCTCGCTGAAGGGCGCCGGCGCTCGCGTCAAGGTCACCGAGGTCGACCCGATCTGCGCGCTGCAGGCGGCGATGGACGGCTTCGAGGTGGTCACGCTGGAAGATGCCGCGCCGACGGCCGACATCGTCATTACCACCACCGGCAACAAGGATGTCGTCACCCTCGACCACATGCGGTCGATGAAGGACATGGTGATCGTCGGCAACATCGGCCACTTCGACAACGAGATCCAGGTGGCGGCGCTGCGCAACCTGAAATGGACCAACGTCAAGCCGCAAGTCGACATGATCACCTTCCCGGACGGCAAGCGGATGATCCTTTTGTCAGAGGGCCGCTTGCTCAATCTCGGCAACGCCACGGGCCATCCGAGCTTCGTCATGTCGGCGTCCTTCACCAACCAGGTGCTGGCGCAGATCGAGCTCTACAGCAAGCACGGCCAGTACCAGAACCAGGTCTACGTGCTGCCGAAGCATCTCGACGAGAAGGTCGCCCGCCTGCATCTCGGCAAGCTCGGCGCACGCCTGACCGAACTGTCCGGCGAACAGGCCGCCTATATCGGCGTGACGCCGCAAGGGCCGTTCAAGCCGGAACACTACCGCTATTAA